A window from Primulina huaijiensis isolate GDHJ02 chromosome 11, ASM1229523v2, whole genome shotgun sequence encodes these proteins:
- the LOC140988734 gene encoding 9-cis-epoxycarotenoid dioxygenase NCED1, chloroplastic-like gives MANSSTAAASSWVKPQLPTRDLGSCTKSLSFPQANGKQSNNSIKCSLQTPELFFPKEYTKTTKYQKPSIPTFTNQETNVRKANSPSFPSKPQLNFIQKAAAMALDAVESALTARELEHPFPKTADPVVQIAGNFSPVPEQPVKHRLPVTGKIPDSIQGMYVRNGANPLFEPLAGHHFFDGDGMIHGVQFADGTASYSCRFTETQRLIQERDLGRPIFPKAIGELHGHSGIARLLLFYARGMFKLVDHSQGMGVANAGLVYFNNRLLAMSEDDLPYHVRVTPDGDLKTVERYNFSGQLKSTMIAHPKLDPFSGEMFALSYDVIQKPYLKYFRFSKDGKKSEDVEIPVSGPTMMHDFAITENFVIVPDQQVVFKMSEMIRGGSPVVYDKDKVSRFGVLDKHAKDSSRMKWVEVPDCFCFHLWNAWEEPETDEIVIIGSCMTPPDSIFNECDERLQSVLSEIRLNLKTGKSTRRPIMSEQDQVNLEAGMVNRNKLGRKTRYAYLAIAEPWPKVSGFAKVDLFTGEVKKFIYGDEKFGGEPLFLPTDPNSEAEDDGYILAFVHNEKAWKSELQIINAMTMKLEASVKLPSRVPYGFHGTFINAKDLANQA, from the coding sequence ATGGCCAATTCAAGTACTGCCGCTGCAAGTTCTTGGGTCAAGCCCCAATTGCCTACAAGGGATTTGGGCTCTTGTACAAAGAGTTTATCATTCCCTCAGGCCAATGGAAAACAGAGCAACAACAGCATAAAATGCTCTCTCCAAACTCCAGAACTCTTCTTCCCAAAGGAGtacacaaaaacaacaaaatatcaaaaacctTCAATACCCACCTTTACCAACCAAGAAACCAATGTCAGAAAAGCGAATTCGCCTTCTTTTCCATCGAAGCCGCAGCTGAACTTTATTCAGAAAGCTGCGGCAATGGCTTTGGATGCTGTGGAGAGCGCGCTGACTGCCCGTGAGCTGGAACATCCTTTCCCTAAAACAGCAGACCCTGTAGTCCAGATCGCCGGAAACTTCTCTCCAGTGCCTGAACAGCCTGTTAAACACAGACTTCCGGTCACCGGGAAGATACCTGATTCCATTCAAGGCATGTACGTGAGAAACGGTGCCAATCCTCTGTTTGAGCCACTCGCCGGCCATCACTTTTTCGACGGTGATGGCATGATTCACGGTGTGCAATTTGCTGACGGCACTGCTAGCTACTCCTGCCGATTTACAGAGACTCAGCGGCTAATCCAAGAACGGGATTTGGGCCGCCCTATTTTCCCAAAGGCCATTGGCGAGTTACACGGCCATTCAGGTATTGCAAGATTGCTGCTTTTCTATGCTCGTGGGATGTTTAAGCTGGTTGATCATAGCCAAGGCATGGGCGTTGCAAACGCTGGATTGGTATATTTCAACAACCGTTTATTGGCCATGTCTGAAGATGATTTGCCCTATCACGTGCGCGTGACTCCAGATGGCGACCTCAAAACAGTGGAAAGATACAATTTCAGTGGCCAGCTGAAGTCCACCATGATTGCTCACCCCAAGCTCGACCCTTTTTCTGGTGAGATGTTTGCTCTGAGCTATGATGTTATCCAGAAGCCATATTTGAAGTACTTTAGGTTTTCAAAAGACGGCAAGAAATCAGAGGATGTTGAAATCCCGGTTTCTGGACCGACAATGATGCATGATTTTGCAATCACTGAGAATTTCGTGATCGTGCCGGATCAGCAAGTGGTGTTCAAGATGTCCGAAATGATCAGAGGAGGTTCACCGGTGGTGTATGACAAGGATAAAGTTTCTAGGTTCGGTGTCTTAGACAAGCATGCTAAAGATTCTTCCAGGATGAAGTGGGTGGAAGTGCCTGATTGCTTCTGCTTCCATCTCTGGAATGCATGGGAAGAGCCTGAAACAGATGAAATCGTCATAATTGGGTCCTGTATGACTCCCCCAGACTCCATTTTCAACGAATGTGACGAGAGATTACAGAGTGTTTTATCCGAAATCCGGCTCAATCTGAAAACCGGCAAATCAACAAGGAGGCCCATCATGTCAGAACAAGATCAGGTGAATCTAGAAGCAGGAATGGTGAACAGAAACAAGCTCGGAAGGAAAACCCGTTACGCGTATCTAGCCATTGCAGAGCCATGGCCTAAGGTTTCCGGGTTTGCTAAAGTAGACCTCTTCACCGGGGAAGTCAAGAAATTCATTTACGGGGATGAGAAATTCGGTGGGGAGCCTCTGTTTCTTCCCACAGATCCAAATTCCGAAGCAGAAGATGATGGCTATATCCTGGCTTTCGTGCACAACGAGAAGGCCTGGAAATCAGAGCTGCAGATAATCAATGCGATGACCATGAAATTGGAGGCCTCAGTTAAACTTCCATCAAGAGTTCCATATGGGTTTCACGGTACCTTCATCAACGCAAAAGACTTGGCAAACCAGGCCTGA